A genomic stretch from Gammaproteobacteria bacterium includes:
- a CDS encoding PfkB family carbohydrate kinase, whose protein sequence is MKQIPENPPLVFGEVLFDRFPDGSSVLGGAPFNVAWHLQAFGRSPVFVSRVGQDAPGRRILASMESWGMSPRFVQRDAGHPTGAVDVIMEGGSHHFDIVADSAWDYIGPDDIDCLPAAGLLYHGSLVGRSDVSRATLASLKRQTGLSTFIDVNLRDPWWDTDSVLGLLRDSRWVKLNDEELRTLAPERHGIEAGSESLQALCNIDTLFVTLGGEGAFVRTKAGETFRVGTGAQVSVVDTVGAGDAFASVLLLGLGLGWGMQTLLDRAQSFASAIVGMRGATVDDEAFYQPFIDAWGLS, encoded by the coding sequence ATGAAACAGATCCCCGAAAATCCACCACTCGTCTTCGGCGAGGTCCTGTTCGACCGCTTCCCCGACGGCTCGTCGGTCCTGGGTGGGGCGCCGTTCAACGTGGCGTGGCACCTGCAGGCCTTCGGCCGCTCGCCCGTGTTCGTCAGCCGGGTCGGGCAGGATGCCCCGGGGCGCCGGATCCTGGCGTCGATGGAGTCCTGGGGTATGTCCCCCCGTTTCGTGCAGCGCGACGCCGGCCATCCGACCGGTGCGGTGGACGTGATCATGGAGGGAGGCAGCCACCACTTCGACATCGTGGCGGACAGCGCCTGGGATTATATCGGCCCCGATGACATCGACTGCCTTCCCGCCGCGGGCTTGCTGTATCACGGGAGTCTGGTCGGCAGGAGCGATGTTTCGCGCGCGACACTGGCGAGCCTGAAGCGTCAGACCGGATTATCGACGTTTATCGACGTCAATCTGCGCGATCCGTGGTGGGACACCGATTCGGTGCTGGGGCTCCTGCGGGACAGCCGGTGGGTCAAACTCAACGACGAAGAGCTGCGCACGCTGGCTCCGGAACGCCACGGTATCGAAGCGGGTTCGGAATCGCTGCAGGCCCTGTGCAACATCGATACCCTGTTCGTGACGCTCGGCGGCGAAGGTGCATTCGTTCGAACGAAGGCGGGGGAGACCTTTCGCGTCGGGACAGGCGCGCAGGTGTCGGTGGTCGATACCGTCGGCGCGGGAGACGCCTTCGCCTCGGTGCTGCTGCTGGGACTGGGATTGGGGTGGGGGATGCAGACCCTGCTGGATCGCGCGCAGTCGTTTGCCTCGGCCATCGTCGGGATGCGTGGTGCGACCGTGGATGACGAGGCGTTCTACCAACCCTTTATCGACGCATGGGGGCTGTCATGA
- a CDS encoding sucrose synthase: MSIKGEHLGDPLVALGDYLKNYRSEARHMLHKLQSLDRQFLLRSDLQDTFESVCAQPGCEHLRDTPLAKVVGWAQEAAIDAAWIYVALRARVARWRYIRIHFATIDPEVIPVEEFLKFKEGLVDGGDGRPAVDPRLVEVDLEPFSREFFKLHEARSIGRGVEFLNRRLSSRLFEELGKGDRRLLDFLRVHRHRDQQLMLSKDIEDVRAMRSALRMADDFLKRQNPKAGWDQVGQELRRLGFEPGWGADVSRVRDTIHLLLDILEAPSPDNLEAFLARIPMIFSVAIVSPHGWFGQSDVLGRPDTGGQVVYILDQVRALEAEMLRRNQEQGLDIEPRIVILTRLIPQADGTTANQRIERVAGTQFARILRVPFHNADGEVVPQWISRFEIWPYLERYATDAERELMAELSDRPDLIVGNYSDGNLVASLMAGDLGVTQCNIAHALEKTKYLYSDLFWRDNDPHYHFSCQFTADLIAMNQADFIITSTYQEIAGTDDTIGQYEAHSAFTLPGLYRVVHGIDPFDPKFNIVSPGADPDVYFPASERHRRLRHLLPEIEALIYGGSDGCSRGELSDRDKPLLFTMARMDRIKNIAGVVEWFGRSKALRREANLLVASGHIDPNRSLDNEEREQIERMHVLIDEYALEGELRWIEGQVDRERNGEIYRYIADKRGAFVQPAVFEAFGLTVIEAMGSGLPTFATCFGGPLEIIEDGVSGFHIDPNHGELAAEKIAAFFSRCKDDPSYWARISQGGIDRVEQRYTWKRYAERMMTLSRVYGFWRYVTDLERSETRRYLQMFYALQYRPLAAAMETT; encoded by the coding sequence ATGAGTATCAAGGGAGAACACCTAGGCGATCCGCTGGTTGCGCTGGGAGACTATCTCAAGAATTACCGCAGCGAAGCTCGCCACATGCTGCACAAGTTGCAGTCGCTCGACCGGCAGTTTCTGCTGCGCAGCGACCTGCAGGACACGTTCGAGAGCGTCTGCGCCCAACCGGGGTGCGAACACCTTCGCGATACCCCGCTGGCGAAGGTCGTGGGCTGGGCGCAGGAGGCCGCGATCGACGCCGCCTGGATCTACGTCGCCTTGAGGGCGCGCGTTGCGCGCTGGCGATACATCCGCATCCATTTCGCCACCATCGATCCCGAAGTGATCCCGGTCGAGGAATTTCTGAAGTTCAAGGAGGGCCTGGTGGACGGTGGAGATGGACGACCCGCCGTGGATCCGCGGCTGGTCGAGGTGGATCTGGAGCCGTTCTCCCGGGAGTTCTTCAAGCTCCATGAGGCGCGATCGATCGGTCGCGGGGTCGAATTTCTCAACCGCCGGTTGTCGAGCCGGTTGTTCGAGGAGCTCGGCAAGGGCGATCGGCGGCTGCTCGACTTCCTGCGGGTCCATCGCCACCGCGACCAGCAACTGATGCTCAGCAAGGACATCGAAGACGTGCGTGCGATGCGTTCGGCGCTGCGTATGGCGGACGACTTCCTGAAGCGGCAGAATCCAAAGGCGGGCTGGGACCAGGTCGGGCAGGAACTGCGTCGTCTCGGTTTCGAACCCGGCTGGGGCGCCGACGTGTCGAGGGTCCGAGACACCATTCACCTGTTACTGGATATCCTCGAGGCGCCTTCTCCGGACAATCTGGAAGCGTTCCTGGCACGGATCCCGATGATCTTCTCAGTAGCCATCGTCTCCCCGCATGGCTGGTTCGGACAGAGCGATGTCCTGGGGCGCCCGGACACCGGTGGGCAGGTGGTCTACATACTCGATCAGGTGCGTGCCCTGGAGGCGGAAATGCTGCGCCGTAATCAGGAGCAGGGTCTCGACATCGAGCCGCGCATCGTCATCCTCACCCGCCTGATCCCGCAAGCCGATGGAACGACCGCCAACCAGCGGATCGAGCGTGTGGCGGGGACGCAGTTTGCGCGGATCCTCCGCGTACCTTTCCACAACGCCGACGGGGAGGTCGTCCCGCAATGGATCTCGCGATTCGAGATCTGGCCCTATCTGGAACGGTACGCGACCGACGCGGAACGCGAACTGATGGCCGAACTCAGCGATCGTCCCGACCTCATCGTCGGCAACTACTCCGACGGAAACCTGGTCGCCTCGCTGATGGCCGGCGATCTGGGGGTGACGCAGTGCAACATCGCACACGCGCTGGAGAAGACCAAGTACCTTTATTCCGATCTGTTCTGGCGGGACAACGATCCTCACTACCATTTCTCCTGCCAGTTCACCGCCGATCTCATTGCGATGAATCAGGCGGACTTCATCATCACCAGTACCTATCAGGAGATTGCTGGGACGGACGACACGATCGGGCAATACGAGGCGCATTCGGCCTTTACGCTTCCGGGCCTGTATCGCGTCGTGCACGGCATCGATCCCTTCGATCCCAAGTTCAACATCGTTTCCCCCGGCGCCGATCCCGATGTCTATTTTCCCGCCTCGGAACGCCATCGCCGCCTGAGGCATCTGCTGCCGGAGATCGAGGCGCTGATCTACGGCGGGTCTGACGGGTGCAGTCGGGGCGAGCTGTCGGATCGGGACAAACCCCTGCTGTTCACGATGGCACGCATGGACCGGATCAAGAACATCGCTGGCGTGGTGGAATGGTTTGGCCGCAGTAAGGCATTGCGCCGCGAGGCGAACCTGCTCGTCGCTTCCGGGCACATCGACCCCAACCGCTCTCTGGACAACGAGGAACGCGAACAGATCGAAAGGATGCACGTACTGATTGATGAGTACGCGCTCGAAGGCGAGCTGCGATGGATCGAGGGGCAGGTCGACAGGGAACGCAACGGAGAGATCTATCGATACATCGCAGACAAGCGCGGTGCGTTCGTTCAGCCGGCAGTGTTCGAGGCATTCGGGTTGACGGTAATCGAGGCGATGGGGTCGGGTCTGCCGACCTTCGCCACCTGTTTCGGTGGTCCTCTGGAGATCATCGAGGACGGTGTGTCGGGATTTCACATCGACCCGAATCACGGTGAGCTGGCGGCCGAGAAGATCGCCGCATTCTTTTCACGCTGCAAGGACGATCCCTCATACTGGGCCCGCATTTCCCAAGGTGGAATCGATCGCGTCGAGCAACGCTATACCTGGAAGCGTTACGCGGAACGCATGATGACCTTGTCGCGTGTCTACGGTTTCTGGCGTTACGTGACCGATCTGGAACGCTCGGAAACGCGGCGATATCTCCAGATGTTCTATGCCCTGCAGTATCGACCGCTGGCCGCAGCGATGGAAACGACGTAA